The proteins below are encoded in one region of Aeromonas jandaei:
- a CDS encoding ABC transporter permease: protein MTNAVTASPSRWARFKNSDIVYYFLRDKVAMFSFAVFVVFVVAALLAPWIAPHNVYDQTSFDLMDAELPPSWLDGGEERFWLGTDNQGRDIWSTILYGARISLTIGLFAVGLQLVLGIVIGLIAGYFGGRVDNLLMRFADVQLSFSTMMVAIIISAIFQATFGSEFYSRFAIVMLVVIIGIAEWPQYARTVRASVLAEKKKEYVEAAKVMGFRAPRIMFRHILPNCLSPILVISTVQVANAIMSEAALSFLGLGMPVDQPSLGSLISVGFNYIFSGSWWITAFPGICLVVLVLVINLLGDWLRDVFNPKIYKG from the coding sequence ATGACTAATGCTGTAACTGCAAGCCCAAGCCGTTGGGCACGTTTCAAGAACTCCGACATCGTCTACTACTTCCTGCGGGACAAGGTAGCCATGTTCAGCTTTGCGGTGTTCGTGGTGTTCGTGGTGGCTGCCTTGCTGGCCCCCTGGATCGCCCCGCACAACGTCTATGACCAGACCAGCTTCGACCTGATGGATGCCGAGTTGCCTCCTTCATGGCTGGATGGCGGCGAGGAGCGCTTCTGGCTCGGCACCGACAACCAGGGACGGGATATCTGGAGCACCATTCTCTATGGTGCCCGTATCTCCCTCACCATCGGCCTGTTTGCGGTGGGGCTACAGCTGGTGCTGGGGATCGTCATCGGCCTGATCGCAGGCTACTTTGGCGGTCGTGTCGATAACCTGCTGATGCGCTTTGCCGACGTGCAGCTGTCGTTCTCCACCATGATGGTGGCGATCATCATCTCCGCCATCTTTCAGGCGACCTTTGGCTCCGAGTTCTACTCGCGCTTTGCCATCGTGATGCTGGTGGTGATCATCGGGATCGCCGAGTGGCCGCAGTACGCTCGTACCGTGCGCGCCTCGGTGCTGGCGGAGAAGAAGAAGGAGTATGTGGAGGCGGCCAAGGTGATGGGATTCCGCGCCCCGCGCATCATGTTCCGCCACATTCTGCCCAACTGCCTGTCGCCGATTCTGGTTATCTCCACCGTGCAGGTGGCCAACGCCATCATGAGTGAAGCGGCGCTCTCCTTCCTCGGTCTGGGGATGCCGGTTGATCAGCCCTCGCTCGGTTCGCTTATCAGCGTCGGCTTCAACTACATCTTCTCCGGCTCCTGGTGGATCACCGCCTTCCCGGGCATCTGTCTGGTGGTGCTGGTGCTGGTCATCAACCTGCTGGGGGACTGGCTGCGGGATGTGTTTAACCCCAAGATCTACAAAGGGTAA
- the pomA gene encoding flagellar motor protein PomA: protein MDLGSLIGIVLGFGVVIYGMLLGGPVTMYVDMPSVYITILGSIFIAMMKFNLGQFLMAFKVAGKAFMYKGDKLEDLITKAVELADASRKGGFLALEAAEIPNPFMKKGIDMLVDGHDADVVRGVLEKDIELTSERHVIAIKVFRTLGDLGPAMGMIGTLVGLVAMLANMSDPKSIGPAMAVALLTTLYGAIEANMIAIPIADKLELRSGEERLCRTLILDAIMGIQDGQNPRVIQTMLQNYLHQSKRNNGAE from the coding sequence GTGGATCTAGGTAGTCTGATAGGCATAGTGCTGGGCTTCGGGGTGGTGATATATGGCATGCTGCTGGGTGGCCCCGTCACCATGTATGTGGACATGCCCTCCGTCTATATCACCATTCTGGGCTCCATCTTTATCGCCATGATGAAGTTCAACCTTGGCCAGTTCCTGATGGCGTTTAAGGTGGCCGGCAAAGCTTTTATGTACAAGGGCGACAAGCTGGAAGATCTCATTACCAAGGCGGTTGAGCTGGCCGATGCATCCCGCAAGGGTGGCTTTCTGGCGCTGGAAGCGGCGGAAATCCCCAATCCCTTCATGAAAAAAGGGATCGATATGCTGGTGGATGGTCACGATGCCGATGTGGTGCGTGGCGTGCTGGAGAAGGATATCGAGCTGACCTCCGAGCGTCATGTCATCGCCATCAAGGTATTCCGCACTCTGGGGGATCTCGGCCCGGCCATGGGCATGATAGGTACCCTGGTAGGTCTGGTGGCCATGCTGGCAAACATGAGCGACCCCAAGTCCATCGGCCCGGCCATGGCGGTGGCATTGCTCACGACCCTGTATGGCGCCATCGAGGCCAACATGATCGCGATTCCCATTGCCGACAAGCTGGAGCTGCGCAGTGGCGAGGAGCGGCTTTGCCGCACGCTGATCCTCGATGCCATCATGGGGATTCAGGATGGTCAGAATCCGCGGGTGATCCAGACCATGTTGCAGAACTATTTGCATCAATCCAAACGCAATAACGGCGCGGAGTAG
- a CDS encoding ABC transporter permease, whose translation MFTFLLKRFYQAVIVMFVISLVAFSIQDNLGDPLRELVGQSVSEAQRHELREKMGLNDPFLVKYSRFLKNAVHGDLGTSYFFKRPALEVILDKLVATLELVFAAALIIVVVSIPLGVYSAIRPRSIPTKIIMAGSSIGISIPVFLTAIMLMYLFSIQLGWLPAYGRGETRNLLGWESGFFTWDGIKHLILPAVSLSSIMLPLFIRLVRSEMLEQLSSEYVKFARAKGLDNNKVYYQHALKNTMLPVITVGGVQIGTMVAYTILTESVFQWPGTGFLFLEAIHRVDTPLITAYVIFVGLIFVVTNTLVDLLYGLINPTVNLTAKG comes from the coding sequence ATGTTTACATTCCTGCTGAAACGGTTCTATCAGGCCGTGATAGTGATGTTCGTCATCAGCCTGGTCGCCTTCTCCATCCAGGACAACCTGGGGGATCCGTTGCGCGAGCTGGTGGGACAATCGGTCTCCGAAGCCCAGCGTCACGAATTGCGCGAGAAGATGGGCCTCAACGATCCCTTCCTCGTCAAATACAGCCGCTTTTTGAAAAATGCGGTGCACGGGGATCTGGGTACTTCCTATTTCTTCAAGCGACCGGCTCTTGAGGTGATCCTCGACAAGCTGGTAGCTACCCTTGAGCTGGTCTTTGCCGCCGCGCTCATCATCGTCGTGGTCTCCATTCCGCTGGGAGTCTACTCGGCGATCCGGCCGCGCAGCATTCCCACCAAGATCATCATGGCGGGGAGCAGTATCGGCATTTCGATCCCGGTGTTCCTGACCGCCATCATGCTGATGTATCTCTTCTCCATCCAGCTGGGCTGGCTGCCGGCCTATGGTCGCGGCGAGACCCGTAACCTGCTGGGTTGGGAGTCGGGCTTCTTCACCTGGGATGGTATCAAACACCTGATCCTGCCTGCGGTGTCGCTCTCCTCCATCATGCTGCCGCTGTTTATCCGGCTGGTGCGCTCCGAAATGCTGGAGCAGCTCTCCTCCGAATACGTCAAGTTCGCCCGCGCCAAGGGGCTGGACAACAACAAGGTCTACTACCAGCACGCCCTGAAGAACACCATGCTGCCGGTCATTACCGTCGGTGGTGTGCAGATCGGCACCATGGTGGCCTACACCATCCTGACCGAGAGCGTGTTCCAGTGGCCGGGGACCGGCTTCCTGTTCCTCGAGGCGATCCACCGGGTCGATACCCCGCTGATCACCGCCTACGTCATCTTCGTGGGCTTGATCTTCGTGGTGACCAATACTCTGGTCGACCTGCTCTACGGGTTGATCAACCCGACCGTTAACCTGACTGCCAAGGGGTAA
- a CDS encoding dipeptide ABC transporter ATP-binding protein, with translation MSLLEVKNLRIEYPSRYGVLAAVKDLSFSIEKGEIVGVVGESGAGKSTIGNAVIDLLSPPGRIARGDIYLNGELISGKSQNEMRAIRGSRIGFIFQDPMTSLNPLFTVEHQLVETILANTDLSREAAFAKALDLMKAVGIPSPELRIKQYPHQFSGGMRQRVVIAIALSGDPELIIADEPTTALDVSIQDQILQLIRTLCKERQVGCMLVTHDMGVVSNVTDKVAVMYRGDLVEFGRTEQVLGSPNHPYTRSLISAVPRSDVKLVRFPLVSYIEDASAPDTNIDLKTHWLGQSQDERAYEGALLRVENVDLKFVTKDSIFPSRRQYVRACNNISFEIFEGETFGLVGESGSGKSTIARAITGLYPPDTGKIVFEGIDLTALKSESERRPLRRQMQMVFQNPYSSMNPRMKVRDIIAEPIRFHQLASSESQIEGIVGDLLDHVGLGRGAGVKYPHEFSGGQRQRISIARALATRPRFLICDEPTSALDVSVQAQILNLLKDLQQELKLTMLFISHDLPVIRQMCDRIGVMQHGHLVEVAETEKLFTNAEHEYSRKLISLMPEFKGMSREGLEIAS, from the coding sequence ATGTCCTTGCTCGAAGTAAAGAACTTGCGGATCGAGTATCCCTCCCGCTACGGGGTACTGGCCGCAGTGAAGGATCTCTCTTTCTCCATCGAAAAAGGGGAGATTGTCGGCGTCGTGGGTGAGTCCGGTGCTGGCAAATCCACCATCGGCAACGCCGTCATCGATCTCCTGAGCCCGCCCGGTCGCATCGCCCGTGGTGACATCTACCTCAATGGCGAGCTTATCTCCGGCAAGAGCCAGAACGAGATGCGGGCCATCCGTGGTTCACGCATCGGTTTTATCTTTCAGGATCCGATGACCTCCCTCAACCCGCTGTTCACCGTTGAGCATCAGCTGGTCGAGACCATTCTGGCCAACACCGACTTGTCACGTGAAGCCGCCTTTGCCAAGGCGCTGGATCTGATGAAGGCGGTCGGGATCCCAAGCCCGGAGCTGCGCATCAAGCAGTATCCGCACCAGTTCTCCGGTGGCATGCGCCAGCGGGTGGTCATTGCCATCGCCCTCTCCGGCGATCCTGAACTCATCATCGCCGACGAGCCGACCACGGCGTTGGACGTCTCCATCCAGGATCAGATCCTCCAGCTCATCCGCACCCTCTGCAAGGAGCGTCAGGTGGGCTGCATGCTGGTGACCCACGACATGGGCGTGGTCTCCAACGTCACCGACAAGGTGGCGGTGATGTATCGCGGCGATCTGGTGGAGTTTGGCCGCACCGAGCAGGTGCTGGGCAGTCCCAATCATCCCTATACCCGCAGCCTCATCTCGGCGGTGCCACGCTCCGACGTGAAGCTGGTGCGCTTCCCGCTGGTCTCCTATATCGAGGATGCCAGCGCGCCGGATACCAATATCGACCTCAAGACCCACTGGCTCGGTCAGAGTCAGGACGAGCGTGCCTATGAAGGGGCGCTGCTGCGGGTGGAGAACGTCGATCTGAAGTTTGTCACCAAGGACTCCATCTTCCCGAGCCGCCGCCAGTATGTGCGTGCCTGCAACAACATCAGCTTCGAGATCTTCGAGGGCGAGACCTTCGGTCTGGTGGGGGAGTCGGGCTCAGGTAAATCGACCATTGCCCGCGCCATCACCGGTCTCTATCCGCCTGATACCGGCAAAATCGTCTTTGAGGGGATCGATCTGACTGCCCTCAAGAGCGAGAGCGAGCGCCGCCCCCTGCGTCGTCAGATGCAGATGGTGTTCCAGAACCCCTATTCGTCGATGAACCCGCGCATGAAGGTGCGCGACATCATCGCCGAGCCGATCCGCTTCCACCAGCTGGCGAGCAGCGAGAGCCAGATCGAGGGGATTGTCGGGGATCTGCTGGATCACGTCGGTCTTGGCCGCGGTGCCGGGGTCAAGTATCCCCATGAGTTCTCCGGTGGTCAGCGTCAGCGTATCTCCATTGCCCGCGCCTTGGCGACCCGCCCCCGTTTTCTTATCTGCGACGAGCCGACCTCGGCGCTGGATGTGTCGGTACAGGCCCAGATCCTCAACCTGCTCAAGGATCTGCAGCAGGAGCTCAAGCTCACCATGCTGTTCATCAGCCACGATCTGCCGGTGATCCGCCAGATGTGCGACCGCATCGGGGTGATGCAGCACGGTCATCTGGTGGAAGTGGCCGAGACCGAGAAACTCTTTACCAATGCCGAGCATGAGTACAGTCGCAAGTTGATCTCCCTCATGCCGGAGTTCAAGGGAATGTCCCGCGAGGGGCTGGAAATCGCAAGCTAG
- the ribE gene encoding 6,7-dimethyl-8-ribityllumazine synthase — protein MKVIEGNIAAPEARVAIVVARFNSFINDSLVSGAVDVLKRQGQVQDSNLTLVKVPGAVEMPLVIKKLAKSGKYDAIVAVGTVIRGGTYHFDLVANENSKGMAQVMMEYEIPVAFGVLTTENIEQAIERAGTKAGNKGAEAALAALEMINVLKELDV, from the coding sequence ATGAAGGTTATCGAAGGAAACATTGCCGCTCCCGAGGCGCGCGTTGCCATTGTCGTTGCCCGTTTCAACAGCTTCATCAACGACAGCCTGGTGAGTGGTGCAGTAGACGTACTGAAGCGTCAAGGTCAAGTGCAGGACAGCAATCTGACTCTGGTGAAAGTACCGGGCGCAGTTGAAATGCCGCTGGTTATCAAGAAGCTGGCCAAGAGCGGCAAATATGACGCCATCGTGGCGGTCGGCACTGTCATCCGTGGCGGCACCTACCACTTCGACTTGGTGGCAAACGAGAACAGCAAAGGCATGGCCCAGGTGATGATGGAGTATGAAATCCCCGTCGCCTTCGGCGTGCTGACTACCGAAAACATTGAACAAGCCATCGAGCGTGCAGGTACCAAGGCGGGTAACAAGGGTGCAGAGGCTGCACTGGCAGCGCTTGAAATGATCAACGTCCTGAAAGAACTGGACGTGTAA
- the dxs gene encoding 1-deoxy-D-xylulose-5-phosphate synthase — translation MSVDISNFPNLALADTPIELRSLPKERLPVLCNELREYLLRSVSRSSGHFASGLGTVELTVALHYVYNTPFDRLIWDVGHQAYPHKILTGRRDQIHTIRQKDGLHPFPWRGESEYDVLSVGHSSTSIGAALGMAVAAESEGLGRKVVAVIGDGAITAGMAFEALNHAGDVHKDMLVILNDNEMSISENVGALNNHLARVMSGKLYTTIREGGKKVLAGLPPVKELAKRAEEHLKGMVVPGTLFEEFGFNYIGPIDGHDIEALVETLRNMRNLKGPQLLHVKTKKGKGYEPAEKDPIGYHAVPRFNPDECALPKASGAKPTFSAIFGQWLCDMAAKDEKLVGITPAMREGSGLVKFSQQYPDRYFDVAIAEQHAVTFAAGLAIADKKPVVAIYSSFLQRAYDQVIHDVALQELPVLFAIDRAGLVGADGPTHQGAFDISFLRTVPNMVIMTPSDENECRQMLYTGYRHQGPAAVRYPRGSSLSDAPISQEMQALALGKGRIIREGKGTAILAFGTLLQHAKAAAEALDATLVDMRFVKPMDEALVLSLAASHDHFVTIEDNAIMGGAGSAVNELLMRNKQCKPVLNLGLPDRFVEQGTQQEIYALLGLDDAGIQRSIESWLQA, via the coding sequence ATGAGCGTTGATATTAGCAATTTCCCCAACCTGGCCCTTGCGGACACCCCGATAGAGCTGCGTTCCCTGCCCAAAGAGCGGCTACCGGTGCTGTGCAACGAGCTGCGCGAATATCTGCTGCGCTCCGTCAGCCGCTCCAGCGGACACTTTGCCTCCGGGCTCGGCACGGTCGAACTGACCGTGGCCCTGCACTACGTCTACAACACCCCGTTCGATCGGCTGATCTGGGATGTGGGCCATCAGGCCTATCCCCACAAGATCCTGACCGGGCGCCGTGACCAGATCCACACCATCCGGCAGAAGGATGGTCTGCACCCCTTCCCCTGGCGTGGCGAGAGCGAGTATGACGTGCTCTCCGTCGGCCACTCCAGCACCTCCATCGGTGCCGCGCTCGGTATGGCGGTTGCCGCAGAGAGTGAAGGGCTGGGCCGCAAGGTCGTTGCGGTGATCGGTGATGGCGCCATCACGGCGGGGATGGCTTTTGAAGCGCTCAACCACGCCGGCGATGTCCATAAAGACATGCTGGTGATCCTCAACGACAACGAGATGTCCATCTCCGAGAATGTTGGCGCGCTCAACAACCATCTGGCCCGGGTCATGTCCGGCAAGCTCTACACCACCATCCGCGAAGGCGGCAAGAAGGTGCTGGCCGGTCTTCCGCCGGTCAAGGAGCTGGCCAAGCGGGCCGAAGAGCACCTCAAGGGGATGGTGGTGCCCGGCACCCTGTTCGAGGAGTTCGGCTTCAACTACATCGGCCCCATCGACGGTCACGATATAGAAGCGCTGGTCGAGACCCTGCGCAACATGCGCAACCTCAAGGGGCCGCAGCTGCTGCACGTCAAGACCAAGAAGGGCAAGGGCTACGAGCCGGCGGAGAAAGACCCCATCGGTTATCACGCCGTGCCCAGGTTCAATCCGGACGAGTGCGCCCTGCCCAAGGCGAGCGGTGCCAAACCCACCTTCTCGGCCATCTTCGGCCAGTGGCTGTGCGACATGGCGGCCAAAGACGAGAAGCTGGTCGGCATTACCCCTGCCATGCGCGAAGGCTCCGGGCTGGTGAAATTCAGCCAGCAGTATCCGGATCGCTACTTCGATGTGGCTATTGCCGAGCAACATGCGGTCACTTTCGCTGCCGGTCTCGCCATTGCCGACAAGAAGCCGGTGGTCGCCATCTATTCGAGCTTCCTGCAGCGCGCCTACGATCAGGTGATCCACGACGTGGCGCTGCAAGAGCTGCCGGTGCTGTTCGCCATCGATCGGGCCGGTCTGGTGGGCGCGGATGGCCCGACCCATCAGGGGGCGTTCGATATCAGCTTCCTGCGCACCGTGCCCAACATGGTGATCATGACCCCCTCCGACGAAAACGAATGCCGTCAGATGCTCTATACCGGCTATCGCCATCAGGGGCCAGCCGCGGTGCGCTACCCCCGTGGCAGCAGCCTGAGCGATGCCCCCATCTCGCAGGAGATGCAGGCGCTGGCGCTTGGCAAGGGACGCATCATTCGAGAGGGCAAAGGCACCGCCATTCTGGCGTTTGGCACTCTGCTGCAACATGCCAAAGCGGCGGCCGAAGCGCTCGATGCCACCCTGGTGGACATGCGCTTCGTCAAGCCGATGGATGAGGCGCTGGTGCTGTCGCTGGCGGCCAGCCACGATCACTTCGTCACCATCGAAGACAACGCCATCATGGGCGGCGCCGGTTCGGCGGTGAACGAGCTGCTGATGCGCAATAAACAGTGCAAGCCGGTGCTCAACCTCGGCCTGCCGGATCGCTTCGTGGAACAGGGTACCCAGCAGGAGATCTATGCCCTGCTCGGTCTGGACGATGCAGGCATCCAGCGCAGTATCGAAAGCTGGCTGCAAGCCTGA
- the thiL gene encoding thiamine-phosphate kinase — protein sequence MGEFELIDKYFKVTHARKDVVMGPGDDCALLTLPPDTQLAVSTDTLVSGVHFFPDMDPVDLGYKALAVNLSDLAAMGAEPRWVSLALTLPAINESWVAGFAEGFLELAEYYNVALVGGDMTRGPLSITISVKGSVPAGRALMRSGAKAGDGIYVTGTLGDAALALSHLLGKRTLNENQLAAVLPRLDHPHPRILAGQALRGLAGSALDLSDGLASDLGHILKASGVRAQIDIDLLPLSPVLQDAVSEQDAWQLALAGGDDYELCFTVPQEHHGALDTALAHSGVRFTRIGRIVAGEPGIEYLRGEQPVELQLKGWDHFA from the coding sequence ATGGGTGAATTCGAGCTGATTGATAAGTACTTCAAGGTCACCCACGCCCGCAAGGACGTGGTGATGGGCCCTGGAGACGATTGCGCCCTGCTGACCCTGCCCCCCGACACCCAGCTGGCGGTGAGCACGGATACCCTGGTCAGCGGCGTGCACTTCTTCCCCGACATGGATCCGGTCGATCTCGGCTACAAGGCGCTGGCGGTCAATCTCTCCGATCTCGCCGCCATGGGAGCCGAGCCGCGCTGGGTCTCCCTGGCGCTGACGCTGCCGGCCATCAACGAGAGCTGGGTCGCCGGCTTTGCCGAAGGATTCCTGGAGCTCGCCGAGTACTACAACGTGGCGCTGGTGGGCGGGGACATGACCCGCGGGCCGCTCTCCATCACCATCTCGGTGAAGGGATCGGTGCCTGCCGGTCGCGCCCTGATGCGCAGCGGTGCCAAAGCCGGTGACGGCATCTATGTGACCGGCACTCTGGGTGATGCTGCCCTGGCGCTCTCCCACCTGCTGGGCAAACGCACCCTCAACGAGAACCAGCTGGCCGCCGTGCTGCCACGGCTCGACCACCCCCATCCCCGCATTCTGGCCGGTCAGGCGCTGCGCGGGCTGGCGGGTAGTGCGCTGGATCTCTCCGACGGGCTGGCATCGGATCTCGGCCATATCCTCAAGGCGTCCGGTGTGCGGGCCCAGATTGATATCGATCTGCTGCCGCTCTCGCCAGTGCTGCAGGATGCGGTGAGCGAGCAGGATGCGTGGCAGCTGGCGCTGGCCGGCGGCGATGACTACGAGCTCTGCTTCACCGTGCCGCAGGAGCATCACGGTGCGCTCGATACCGCGCTGGCCCACAGCGGGGTCAGGTTCACCCGTATCGGCCGCATCGTGGCGGGTGAACCGGGCATCGAGTACCTGCGTGGCGAGCAGCCGGTCGAGCTGCAACTGAAAGGGTGGGATCACTTCGCATGA
- the xseB gene encoding exodeoxyribonuclease VII small subunit, whose translation MASKKIDRLSFDATLEELETIVHQLEQGSLPLEEALKQFEQGVHLVRAGQQKLEQAEQKIQILLSKADGSDQLAPFQPEQGEE comes from the coding sequence ATGGCCAGTAAAAAAATCGACCGTCTGAGTTTTGATGCCACTCTGGAAGAGCTGGAAACCATCGTTCATCAGCTGGAGCAAGGTTCCCTCCCGCTGGAAGAGGCGCTCAAGCAGTTCGAGCAAGGAGTCCATCTGGTGCGTGCCGGCCAGCAGAAGCTGGAACAGGCAGAACAGAAGATCCAGATCCTGCTGAGCAAAGCCGATGGCAGTGACCAGCTTGCCCCCTTCCAGCCAGAACAAGGAGAAGAGTGA
- the ispA gene encoding (2E,6E)-farnesyl diphosphate synthase — translation MALGHFSRLHRQRIDDCLSAQLESLPAMAPRLRDAMKYGLLLGGKRVRPFLVYAVGEMLGVKSELLDGPAAAVECIHAYSLLHDDLPAMDDDDLRRGQPTVHKAFDEGTAILAGDALQTLAFSILADHPMPETLLANRVRMLSTLARASGYLGMCGGQALDLQAEGRRITLAELEQVHRHKTGALIECAVTLGALCKENVDEATLTALQTYASAIGLAFQVQDDILDITGDTATLGKPQGSDLALEKSTYPALLGLENARELARELHGKALTALQSLPYNTDILEAFADYIIERTH, via the coding sequence GTGGCGCTGGGCCATTTTTCCCGTCTGCATCGTCAGCGTATTGACGACTGTCTGTCAGCACAACTTGAATCCTTGCCCGCCATGGCACCGCGCCTGCGCGATGCCATGAAATATGGCTTGCTGCTGGGCGGCAAGCGGGTTCGCCCCTTTCTGGTCTACGCCGTCGGCGAGATGCTGGGGGTAAAGAGCGAACTGCTCGATGGCCCGGCCGCTGCGGTGGAGTGCATCCACGCCTACTCGCTGCTGCACGACGATCTGCCCGCCATGGACGACGACGATTTGCGTCGCGGCCAGCCGACCGTTCACAAGGCCTTCGATGAAGGCACTGCCATTTTGGCAGGTGATGCCCTGCAGACGCTGGCGTTCTCCATTCTGGCCGATCACCCCATGCCAGAGACACTGCTGGCCAACCGGGTGCGCATGCTGAGCACCCTCGCCCGCGCTTCCGGTTATCTCGGTATGTGCGGCGGTCAGGCGCTGGATCTGCAAGCTGAAGGACGCCGGATCACGCTCGCTGAGCTGGAGCAGGTACACCGCCACAAGACGGGGGCACTCATCGAGTGCGCCGTCACTCTTGGCGCCCTGTGCAAGGAGAATGTGGACGAAGCGACCCTGACGGCGCTGCAAACCTATGCCTCCGCCATCGGCCTCGCCTTCCAGGTGCAGGATGACATCCTCGACATCACAGGTGACACCGCCACCCTGGGCAAACCGCAAGGCTCCGATCTGGCGCTGGAGAAGAGTACCTATCCGGCCTTGCTCGGACTCGAAAACGCCCGTGAGCTGGCTCGCGAACTGCACGGTAAAGCCTTAACAGCCCTGCAATCCTTGCCCTACAATACCGACATTCTGGAAGCGTTCGCCGATTACATCATCGAGCGAACCCACTAA
- a CDS encoding phosphatidylglycerophosphatase A family protein, producing the protein MSLFTIKPELKRLDLKNPLHFLAVGFGSGLSPKAPGTMGTLAAIPLYLLVSGLPTTWFIALLVVGFLVGIRICQSATDAIGMPDHGAIVWDEVIGFGVTMIAAPAGWEWVLAGFLLFRLFDVLKPWPISWFDRRIHGGLGIMLDDLIAALFALICMQLLAAWLA; encoded by the coding sequence ATGAGTCTGTTCACGATAAAGCCCGAGCTGAAACGACTGGATCTGAAGAATCCGCTCCACTTTCTGGCGGTGGGCTTTGGCTCCGGTCTCAGCCCCAAGGCGCCGGGCACCATGGGCACCCTGGCGGCGATTCCGCTTTATCTGCTGGTGAGTGGGCTGCCGACAACCTGGTTTATCGCTCTGCTGGTGGTGGGTTTCCTCGTCGGTATCCGCATCTGCCAGAGTGCCACCGATGCCATCGGCATGCCGGATCACGGCGCCATCGTCTGGGACGAGGTGATCGGCTTTGGCGTCACCATGATAGCGGCGCCTGCCGGTTGGGAGTGGGTACTGGCGGGCTTCCTGCTGTTTCGCCTGTTCGATGTGCTCAAACCCTGGCCCATCTCCTGGTTTGATCGCCGTATCCACGGCGGCCTTGGCATCATGCTGGACGATCTGATTGCCGCTCTGTTCGCCCTCATTTGTATGCAATTACTGGCCGCCTGGCTCGCTTGA
- the nusB gene encoding transcription antitermination factor NusB: MKPSERRKARHCATQAIYQWQMTKANVGDIEEQFKIDQDTKGVDLNYFRDLLFGVSLHCNELDKVFAPFLSRPLEEVDMVDKAILRLATYELTRRDDVPPRVVINEAIELAKAFAADDSHKFVNGVLDKVIKSLDKR; the protein is encoded by the coding sequence TTGAAACCGTCTGAGCGCCGTAAAGCCCGTCATTGCGCCACCCAGGCCATCTACCAGTGGCAGATGACCAAGGCCAACGTGGGTGACATCGAAGAGCAGTTCAAGATCGATCAGGACACCAAGGGTGTAGACCTGAACTACTTCCGCGATCTGCTGTTCGGGGTATCGCTCCACTGCAACGAGCTGGACAAGGTCTTCGCACCTTTCCTCTCCCGTCCGCTGGAAGAAGTGGACATGGTGGACAAGGCGATCCTGCGTCTGGCGACCTATGAGCTGACCCGTCGTGATGATGTGCCGCCGCGCGTGGTCATCAACGAAGCGATCGAGCTGGCCAAAGCCTTCGCTGCCGATGACAGCCACAAGTTTGTCAACGGTGTACTGGACAAGGTGATCAAGTCGCTGGACAAGCGCTGA